From the genome of Lotus japonicus ecotype B-129 chromosome 6, LjGifu_v1.2, one region includes:
- the LOC130722286 gene encoding uncharacterized protein LOC130722286 isoform X1, with protein sequence MHVSRLSDPNFGILFQVGFEMADTIAEAEGISMNSVSFKALFGKVLGVVGCRSCCCWSFSRSCCCRSASVIENLGHIEILGYKIIGSYSGVKICRWTKSQLRARGGCYKHSFYGIESHSFIFSESTSEFLTIRKHCKRLYTYPRRHWSF encoded by the exons ATGCATGTAAGTAGGTTATCTGACCCAAATTTTGGGATTTTGTTTCAGGTGGGATTTGAGATGGCTGATACTATTGCTGAAGCAGAAGGAATATCTATGAACAGTGTTTCTTTCAAAGCCCTGTTTGGAAAAG TTTTGGGTGTGGTAGGTTGCAGGAGCTGCTGCTGCTGGTCTTTCTCTCGCTCATGTTGCTGCAGAAGTGCATCTGTGATTGAGAACCTTGGTCATATTGAGATTCTT GGGTATAAAATTATTGGTTCATATAGCGGTGTCAAGATTTGTAGATGGACCAAGTCTCAGCTTCGAGCACGAGGTGGTTGCTACAAGCACTCATTTTATGGAATCGAGAGTCATAG TTTCATCTTCAGTGAATCTACATCTGAATTTTTAACCATCAGGAAGCACTGTAAAAGGCTCTATACCTATCCCCGAAG ACATTGGAGCTTCTAG
- the LOC130722286 gene encoding uncharacterized protein LOC130722286 isoform X2 — protein sequence MHVSRLSDPNFGILFQVGFEMADTIAEAEGISMNSVSFKALFGKVLGVVGCRSCCCWSFSRSCCCRSASVIENLGHIEILGYKIIGSYSGVKICRWTKSQLRARGGCYKHSFYGIESHRHWSF from the exons ATGCATGTAAGTAGGTTATCTGACCCAAATTTTGGGATTTTGTTTCAGGTGGGATTTGAGATGGCTGATACTATTGCTGAAGCAGAAGGAATATCTATGAACAGTGTTTCTTTCAAAGCCCTGTTTGGAAAAG TTTTGGGTGTGGTAGGTTGCAGGAGCTGCTGCTGCTGGTCTTTCTCTCGCTCATGTTGCTGCAGAAGTGCATCTGTGATTGAGAACCTTGGTCATATTGAGATTCTT GGGTATAAAATTATTGGTTCATATAGCGGTGTCAAGATTTGTAGATGGACCAAGTCTCAGCTTCGAGCACGAGGTGGTTGCTACAAGCACTCATTTTATGGAATCGAGAGTCATAG ACATTGGAGCTTCTAG